The Engraulis encrasicolus isolate BLACKSEA-1 chromosome 22, IST_EnEncr_1.0, whole genome shotgun sequence genome includes a region encoding these proteins:
- the LOC134438768 gene encoding uncharacterized protein LOC134438768 isoform X1 yields MSLCRALLPLVLLVSAASASHFWGGTMSFLPKGRNPDGPYRVDLRYKDTFDSCIPRLNWACATGNCGRQTNLEAGQIYDTNGKNQNNYNWCQEEGVITRHLTSDKPFRLSASDCCWVALDSGGSWWNLEVLVDLGRRSDTNEPNHSPHTTIISFVRVPQNCPRAYNFIGGDSDGDEIRCKGSMDLPTGFQLDKDSCAVHYSPSGMLGSHSIRLIVEDYPKTNITLSYDDGTTSYKGPILAAHQQRSVGGWLGISTPTPSSPPTLTSTAAVTTTPPTTTRPTTTTSSNNPAVVGSTMAAGVNTPASTTRPTMASTSTRSTTPTPSWPYASASQSISADSLSDLSLQFVIVVDSPVPSCSAGVYLPQFLHPTPADRERLHAAINQELEIRIRAAATQSVVHDVIMSGPLNIAKDKTSAGEYVLRWTPKSDDLGEHFPICFIAESKAGSIFYQSDMRCVIVEVVEREQAFVGNVICSENFMVIEVNKTQSDKIRIHEDHLRLNDPSCTLYSNGTHVFANMSLNTCGTVMEEDDANIIFKNEIVSVDNPNDIITRHKQVQLQFFCKYPKKGSVTLEFDVHRSPFVFVQKGFGTFSFQFEFFKSSQFQNLQDPSTYPLEYDLGEMMYMQIEASSPVSNTELLVESCQASPSDDPNSHISYSIISNGCKEDETVQFYSSRGNVVKFGMKAFKFIGLHDQVFITCSVILCEADNSNTRCSQGCMNTTAAPAAHHHHRREAPIQTISHFISQGPVRLSRSVNLKDAASTVTSNGLDMNLVFIAGCLFLAVGILCGFLIHTKRPKASYQPLPTNDYQ; encoded by the exons ATGTCGTTGTGCAGAGCGCTGCTGCCTCTGGTCCTGCTGGTGTCGGCCGCCTCAGCCAGCCACTTCTGGGGAGGCACCATGTCCTTCCTCCCTAAAGGACGCAACCCAGACGGACCCTACAGG GTGGACCTCCGCTACAAGGACACTTTCGATTCCTGCATACCAAGGCTGAATTGGGCTTGCGCTACCGGTAATTGCGGACGTCAGACTAACTTGGAAGCTGGCCAGATATATGACACCAATGGAAAGAACCAGAACAATTACAACTGGTGCCAAGAAGAAGGAGTCATAACTAGGCACCTTACAAGTGACAAGCCTTTTCGACTAAG TGCATCTGATTGCTGCTGGGTAGCCTTGGATTCTGGGGGCTCTTGGTGGAACCTTGAAGTCCTGGTGGATCTTGGACGTCGATCTGACACAAATGAACCAAATCATTCTCCACACACTACCATCATATCATTTGTCCG TGTTCCACAGAACTGTCCTCGTGCATACAACTTCATTGGTGGTGATTCAGATGGCGATGAGATACGATGTAAAGGCAGCATGGATCTACCCACAGGCTTCCAGCTTGACAAA GATTCTTGTGCGGTACACTACAGTCCAAGTGGCATGCTTGGATCACATAGCATCCGGCTTATTGTTGAGGACTACCCCAAGACTAACATCACTCTCTCGTATGACGATGGAACCACATCTTACAAGGGCCCAATCCTGGCCGCCCATCAACAACGCTCTGTTGGGGGGTGGCTAGGGATTTCAACACCCACTCCATCCAGTCCTCCTACTCTTACTTCAACTGCTGCTGTTACTACAACACCTCCTACTACAACAAGGCCTACTACTACCACAAGTAGTAATAACCCTGCGGTTGTCGGGTCTACCATGGCTGCAGGAGTCAATACTCCAGCTTCCACCACAAGACCAACAATGGCCTCTACTTCAACCAGGTCAACAACACCAACTCCCTCTTGGCCGTATGCCAGTGCTTCACAAAGCATTTCAGCAGATTCATTAAGTGATCTTTCTCTACAGTTTGTCATTGTTG TTGATTCCCCAGTGCCATCTTGCAGCGCGGGAGTGTACCTGCCCCAGTTCCTCCATCCAACCCCAGCTGACAGAGAACGGCTGCACGCTGCCATCAACCAGGAGTTGGAAATCAGAATTCGAGCTGCAGCTACTCAGTCCGT GGTTCATGATGTTATCATGAGTGGACCTCTTAACATTGCAAAGGACAAGACCTCTGCTGGAGAGTATGTCCTTCGATGGACACCGAAGAGTGATGACCTTGGAGAACATTTTCCCATCTGTTTCATCGCGGAGAGCAAAGCCGG gAGTATCTTTTACCAATCTGACATGAGATGTGTCATTGTGGAAGTTGTGGAACGTGAACAGG CTTTCGTAGGCAATGTCATTTGTTCTGAAAACTTCATGGTCATTGAAGTGAACAAAACACAATCGGATAAAATCAGAATACATGAAGACCACCTAAGACTCAACGACCCTTCCTGCACCCTCTACTCTAATGGCACACATGTCTTCGCCAACATGTCCCTGAACACCTGTGGGACAGTCATGGAG GAGGATGACGCCAATATCATTTTCAAGAATGAGATTGTGTCCGTTGACAACCCGAATGACATCATAACCAGGCACAAACAGGTGCAGCTACAGTTTTTCTGCAAGTATCCCAAAAAAGGCAGTGTGACCCTCGAGTTTGACGTCCACAGAAGCCCATTTGTATTCGTTCAAAAAGGATTCGGCACTTTCAGCTTCCAGTTTGAGTTCTTCAAGTCCAGCCAGTTTCAAAATCTACAGGACCCTAGCACCTATCCCCTCGAGTACGACCTTGGGGAAATGATGTACATGCAAATTGAAGCATCATCCCCTGTCAGCAACACTGAGCTCTTAGTGGAGTCTTGCCAGGCCAGTCCCAGTGATGACCCCAATTCCCACATCTCCTACTCGATCATCAGTAATGG ATGCAAAGAAGATGAAACAGTGCAGTTTTACTCAAGTCGTGGCAATGTAGTCAAGTTTGGAATGAAGGCTTTCAAATTCATTGGATTGCATGATCAG GTGTTCATCACGTGTTCGGTCATCCTGTGTGAGGCTGACAATTCCAACACCAGGTGTTCCCAGGGCTGCATGAACACCACAGCTGCACCtgcagcacaccaccaccacaggagaGAGGCTCCCATCCAGACCATCAGCCACTTCATCTCCCAGGGACCCGTGAGGCTCAGCAGGAGCGTCAACCTCAAGGATGCTGCAAGCACAG TGACCTCCAATGGTTTGGACATGAATCTCGTGTTCATTGCTGGATGCTTGTTCTTGGCAGTGGGTATATTGTGTGGTTTTCTGATCCACACGAAACGACCCAAGGCATCGTATCAGCCCCTGCCGACTAATGACTATCAATGA
- the LOC134438768 gene encoding uncharacterized protein LOC134438768 isoform X2, whose amino-acid sequence MSLCRALLPLVLLVSAASASHFWGGTMSFLPKGRNPDGPYRVDLRYKDTFDSCIPRLNWACATGNCGRQTNLEAGQIYDTNGKNQNNYNWCQEEGVITRHLTSDKPFRLSASDCCWVALDSGGSWWNLEVLVDLGRRSDTNEPNHSPHTTIISFVRVPQNCPRAYNFIGGDSDGDEIRCKGSMDLPTGFQLDKDSCAVHYSPSGMLGSHSIRLIVEDYPKTNITLSYDDGTTSYKGPILAAHQQRSVGGWLGISTPTPSSPPTLTSTAAVTTTPPTTTRPTTTTSSNNPAVVGSTMAAGVNTPASTTRPTMASTSTRSTTPTPSWPYASASQSISADSLSDLSLQFVIVVDSPVPSCSAGVYLPQFLHPTPADRERLHAAINQELEIRIRAAATQSVVHDVIMSGPLNIAKDKTSAGEYVLRWTPKSDDLGEHFPICFIAESKAGSIFYQSDMRCVIVEVVEREQAFVGNVICSENFMVIEVNKTQSDKIRIHEDHLRLNDPSCTLYSNGTHVFANMSLNTCGTVMEEDDANIIFKNEIVSVDNPNDIITRHKQVQLQFFCKYPKKGSVTLEFDVHRSPFVFVQKGFGTFSFQFEFFKSSQFQNLQDPSTYPLEYDLGEMMYMQIEASSPVSNTELLVESCQASPSDDPNSHISYSIISNGCSSRVRSSCVRLTIPTPGVPRAA is encoded by the exons ATGTCGTTGTGCAGAGCGCTGCTGCCTCTGGTCCTGCTGGTGTCGGCCGCCTCAGCCAGCCACTTCTGGGGAGGCACCATGTCCTTCCTCCCTAAAGGACGCAACCCAGACGGACCCTACAGG GTGGACCTCCGCTACAAGGACACTTTCGATTCCTGCATACCAAGGCTGAATTGGGCTTGCGCTACCGGTAATTGCGGACGTCAGACTAACTTGGAAGCTGGCCAGATATATGACACCAATGGAAAGAACCAGAACAATTACAACTGGTGCCAAGAAGAAGGAGTCATAACTAGGCACCTTACAAGTGACAAGCCTTTTCGACTAAG TGCATCTGATTGCTGCTGGGTAGCCTTGGATTCTGGGGGCTCTTGGTGGAACCTTGAAGTCCTGGTGGATCTTGGACGTCGATCTGACACAAATGAACCAAATCATTCTCCACACACTACCATCATATCATTTGTCCG TGTTCCACAGAACTGTCCTCGTGCATACAACTTCATTGGTGGTGATTCAGATGGCGATGAGATACGATGTAAAGGCAGCATGGATCTACCCACAGGCTTCCAGCTTGACAAA GATTCTTGTGCGGTACACTACAGTCCAAGTGGCATGCTTGGATCACATAGCATCCGGCTTATTGTTGAGGACTACCCCAAGACTAACATCACTCTCTCGTATGACGATGGAACCACATCTTACAAGGGCCCAATCCTGGCCGCCCATCAACAACGCTCTGTTGGGGGGTGGCTAGGGATTTCAACACCCACTCCATCCAGTCCTCCTACTCTTACTTCAACTGCTGCTGTTACTACAACACCTCCTACTACAACAAGGCCTACTACTACCACAAGTAGTAATAACCCTGCGGTTGTCGGGTCTACCATGGCTGCAGGAGTCAATACTCCAGCTTCCACCACAAGACCAACAATGGCCTCTACTTCAACCAGGTCAACAACACCAACTCCCTCTTGGCCGTATGCCAGTGCTTCACAAAGCATTTCAGCAGATTCATTAAGTGATCTTTCTCTACAGTTTGTCATTGTTG TTGATTCCCCAGTGCCATCTTGCAGCGCGGGAGTGTACCTGCCCCAGTTCCTCCATCCAACCCCAGCTGACAGAGAACGGCTGCACGCTGCCATCAACCAGGAGTTGGAAATCAGAATTCGAGCTGCAGCTACTCAGTCCGT GGTTCATGATGTTATCATGAGTGGACCTCTTAACATTGCAAAGGACAAGACCTCTGCTGGAGAGTATGTCCTTCGATGGACACCGAAGAGTGATGACCTTGGAGAACATTTTCCCATCTGTTTCATCGCGGAGAGCAAAGCCGG gAGTATCTTTTACCAATCTGACATGAGATGTGTCATTGTGGAAGTTGTGGAACGTGAACAGG CTTTCGTAGGCAATGTCATTTGTTCTGAAAACTTCATGGTCATTGAAGTGAACAAAACACAATCGGATAAAATCAGAATACATGAAGACCACCTAAGACTCAACGACCCTTCCTGCACCCTCTACTCTAATGGCACACATGTCTTCGCCAACATGTCCCTGAACACCTGTGGGACAGTCATGGAG GAGGATGACGCCAATATCATTTTCAAGAATGAGATTGTGTCCGTTGACAACCCGAATGACATCATAACCAGGCACAAACAGGTGCAGCTACAGTTTTTCTGCAAGTATCCCAAAAAAGGCAGTGTGACCCTCGAGTTTGACGTCCACAGAAGCCCATTTGTATTCGTTCAAAAAGGATTCGGCACTTTCAGCTTCCAGTTTGAGTTCTTCAAGTCCAGCCAGTTTCAAAATCTACAGGACCCTAGCACCTATCCCCTCGAGTACGACCTTGGGGAAATGATGTACATGCAAATTGAAGCATCATCCCCTGTCAGCAACACTGAGCTCTTAGTGGAGTCTTGCCAGGCCAGTCCCAGTGATGACCCCAATTCCCACATCTCCTACTCGATCATCAGTAATGG GTGTTCATCACGTGTTCGGTCATCCTGTGTGAGGCTGACAATTCCAACACCAGGTGTTCCCAGGGCTGCATGA